A genomic region of Mycobacterium sp. Aquia_213 contains the following coding sequences:
- a CDS encoding DUF937 domain-containing protein → MAGLDDLYAQIPIADIAGQLGADEGEVDTAVHTLVPALLSGLHQNSQDPEHAGRIESAATAADSDGDQAVATLFGGSDAEQVASALANGGAGNSDLLKQLLPVVLPIVLAYIGKQLTGGSAPQTTQAQSGGLGEVLGSILSGSSGDKSLGNILGNVLSGKGGALGDILGGLLGGKK, encoded by the coding sequence ATGGCCGGTCTCGATGATTTGTACGCGCAGATTCCCATAGCTGACATAGCAGGCCAGCTCGGCGCCGACGAAGGCGAAGTCGACACAGCGGTGCATACGCTGGTGCCGGCGCTGTTGAGCGGCCTGCACCAGAATTCGCAAGATCCCGAGCACGCCGGCAGGATCGAATCGGCCGCGACCGCTGCCGACAGTGACGGGGACCAGGCGGTCGCGACGCTCTTCGGTGGCAGTGACGCCGAGCAGGTCGCGTCCGCACTGGCCAACGGGGGAGCGGGGAACAGCGACCTGCTCAAGCAGCTGTTGCCGGTTGTGCTCCCGATTGTGCTGGCGTACATCGGAAAACAACTAACGGGCGGCTCAGCACCGCAGACGACGCAGGCGCAGTCCGGCGGCCTCGGCGAAGTTCTGGGCAGCATCCTGAGCGGCAGCAGCGGCGACAAGTCGCTGGGCAACATCCTGGGAAACGTGCTGAGCGGCAAAGGCGGCGCACTCGGCGACATCCTCGGTGGCCTGCTCGGCGGCAAGAAGTAG
- a CDS encoding LysM peptidoglycan-binding domain-containing protein, which translates to MSDTLTEGQQLQRGQSLASSNGAYTLTLQDDGNLVLAARGEALWATSTNGQDVQRAEVQRDGNFVLYTSDKPVWHTDTKGKKDVRLVLQDDCNLVLYAADGPAWSSHTETDGPPPPPPAAEPAAADVTSDTAEPVAEPAPEPVADVAPEPAPRTYTVVSGDTMWAIAERFYGDGSKYRVIAEASGVADPDLIHPGQVLTIP; encoded by the coding sequence ATGTCAGACACGCTTACTGAAGGACAACAGCTGCAGCGGGGACAATCGCTGGCCTCCAGCAACGGGGCCTACACCCTGACGCTGCAAGACGACGGCAACCTGGTGCTGGCCGCGCGGGGTGAGGCGCTATGGGCGACCTCGACCAACGGCCAGGACGTGCAGCGCGCCGAAGTGCAGCGCGATGGGAACTTCGTCCTGTACACATCGGACAAGCCGGTTTGGCATACCGACACCAAGGGTAAAAAAGACGTCCGGCTGGTCCTTCAGGATGACTGCAACCTGGTGCTCTATGCCGCCGACGGACCGGCGTGGTCCAGCCACACCGAGACCGATGGTCCGCCACCTCCGCCGCCGGCCGCCGAGCCCGCCGCCGCGGATGTGACAAGCGACACGGCCGAGCCGGTCGCCGAGCCCGCCCCGGAGCCGGTGGCAGACGTCGCACCCGAGCCCGCGCCGCGCACGTACACCGTCGTCTCGGGCGACACGATGTGGGCGATCGCGGAGCGATTTTACGGTGACGGCAGCAAGTATCGGGTGATCGCAGAGGCCAGCGGCGTCGCCGATCCCGACCTGATCCACCCCGGCCAGGTGCTCACGATTCCCTGA
- a CDS encoding valine--tRNA ligase, which produces MTASPSSAADLPKSWDPGAMETAIYRKWVDAGYFKADPTSSKPGYSIVLPPPNVTGSLHMGHALEHTMMDALTRRKRMQGYEVLWQPGMDHAGIATQSVVEKQLAVDGKTKEDFGRELFVDKVWDWKHESGGAIGGQMRRLGDGVDWDRDRFTMDEGLSRAVRTIFKRLYDAGLIYQAERLVNWSPVLETAISDLEVNYVDVEGELVSFRYGSLDDSQPHIVVATTRVETMLGDTAVAVHPDDERYRHLVGTTLPHPFIDRQLIIVSDEHVDPEFGTGAVKVTPAHDPNDFEIGLRHELPMISILDTKGRIVDTGTQFDGMDRFEARVAVREALAAQGRVVAEKRPYLHSVGHSERSGEPIEPRLSLQWWVRVESLAKAAGDAVRNGDTVIHPASLEPRWFGWVDDMHDWCISRQLWWGHRIPIWYGPDGEQVCVGPDETPPEGWEQDPDVLDTWFSSALWPFSTLGWPSRTADLEKFYPTSVLVTGYDILFFWVARMMMFGTFVGGDDAITLDGSRGPQVPFTDVFLHGLIRDEFGRKMSKSKGNVIDPLDWLELFGADALRFTLARGASPGGDLSIGEDAVRASRNFVTKLFNATRFALLNGAQLAPLPPVAELTDADRWILGRLEEVRAEVDSAFDSYEFSRACEALYHFAWDEFCDWYVEVAKVQLADGLTQTTAVLAAGLDTLLRLLQPVIPFVTEELWQALTGEESLVIAEWPKPSGINLDPVAVQRVSDMQRLVTEVRRFRSDQGLADRQKVPARLAGVEDCDLNTQVAAVTSLAWLTAPGPDFGASVSLEVRLSAGTVVVELDTSGTIDVAAERRRLEKDLAAAQKELASTAAKLANADFLAKAPEPVVTKIRDRQRLAQEETERINTRLAGLQ; this is translated from the coding sequence GTGACCGCCAGCCCCAGCTCTGCCGCCGACCTGCCCAAGTCGTGGGATCCCGGTGCGATGGAGACGGCGATCTACCGGAAGTGGGTGGATGCGGGTTACTTCAAGGCGGACCCGACCAGTTCCAAGCCCGGGTACTCGATTGTGCTGCCGCCGCCGAACGTCACGGGCAGCTTGCACATGGGCCACGCGCTGGAACACACGATGATGGACGCCCTGACCCGCCGCAAGCGCATGCAGGGCTACGAGGTGCTCTGGCAGCCGGGGATGGATCACGCCGGCATCGCGACTCAGAGCGTGGTGGAAAAGCAGCTCGCGGTCGACGGCAAGACCAAAGAGGATTTCGGTCGCGAGCTCTTCGTCGACAAGGTGTGGGACTGGAAGCATGAATCCGGCGGCGCCATCGGCGGCCAGATGCGGCGCCTCGGTGACGGGGTCGATTGGGACCGCGACCGGTTCACGATGGACGAGGGCCTCTCGCGCGCGGTGCGGACGATTTTCAAGCGGCTCTACGACGCCGGGCTGATCTATCAGGCCGAGCGACTGGTCAACTGGTCGCCGGTGCTGGAAACGGCAATCTCGGACCTCGAGGTCAATTACGTCGACGTCGAAGGCGAACTGGTGTCGTTCCGCTATGGCTCGCTGGACGACTCGCAACCGCACATCGTGGTGGCCACCACCCGGGTCGAGACGATGCTGGGTGACACCGCGGTCGCGGTGCACCCCGACGATGAGCGCTACCGCCACCTGGTCGGCACCACACTGCCGCACCCGTTCATCGATCGGCAGCTGATCATCGTCTCCGACGAGCACGTGGACCCCGAATTCGGTACCGGCGCCGTCAAAGTCACGCCCGCGCACGACCCGAACGACTTCGAGATCGGGCTGCGCCACGAGTTACCGATGATCTCGATCCTCGACACCAAGGGCCGGATCGTCGACACCGGAACACAATTCGACGGCATGGATCGCTTCGAAGCCCGCGTCGCGGTCCGTGAGGCCTTGGCGGCACAGGGCCGGGTGGTCGCCGAGAAGCGGCCCTACCTGCATAGCGTCGGGCACTCGGAGCGCAGCGGCGAACCGATCGAGCCCCGGCTGTCGCTGCAATGGTGGGTCAGGGTGGAATCACTGGCCAAGGCCGCCGGCGACGCGGTGCGTAACGGGGACACCGTGATTCACCCCGCGAGCCTGGAGCCGCGCTGGTTCGGCTGGGTCGACGACATGCACGACTGGTGCATCTCGCGACAGCTGTGGTGGGGCCACCGCATCCCGATCTGGTACGGGCCCGACGGCGAACAGGTGTGTGTCGGGCCGGATGAGACGCCGCCGGAGGGCTGGGAGCAAGACCCCGACGTGCTGGACACCTGGTTCTCGTCGGCGCTGTGGCCGTTCTCCACCCTGGGCTGGCCGTCGCGCACCGCGGATCTGGAGAAGTTTTATCCGACAAGCGTTTTGGTGACCGGATACGACATCCTGTTCTTCTGGGTGGCCCGGATGATGATGTTCGGCACGTTCGTCGGCGGCGACGACGCGATCACGCTTGACGGCAGCCGCGGCCCGCAGGTGCCGTTCACCGACGTCTTCCTGCACGGGCTCATCCGTGACGAATTCGGCCGCAAGATGAGTAAGTCCAAAGGCAACGTGATCGACCCGCTGGACTGGCTGGAGCTGTTCGGGGCCGATGCGTTGCGGTTCACCCTCGCGCGCGGCGCCAGTCCCGGCGGTGACCTTTCGATCGGCGAGGACGCCGTCCGGGCGTCACGCAACTTCGTGACCAAGCTGTTCAACGCGACCCGCTTCGCGTTGCTCAATGGCGCGCAGCTGGCGCCGCTGCCTCCGGTCGCCGAGCTGACCGATGCCGACCGGTGGATCCTGGGACGGTTGGAAGAGGTTCGCGCCGAGGTTGATTCGGCATTCGACAGCTACGAGTTCAGCCGGGCCTGCGAGGCGCTCTACCACTTCGCGTGGGACGAATTCTGCGACTGGTATGTCGAAGTGGCGAAGGTGCAGCTCGCCGACGGGCTCACCCAGACCACCGCGGTGCTAGCCGCGGGTCTCGACACACTGCTGCGGTTGCTCCAGCCGGTCATCCCGTTCGTCACCGAGGAGCTGTGGCAAGCGTTGACGGGCGAGGAGTCCCTGGTCATCGCCGAGTGGCCGAAGCCGTCGGGCATCAACCTGGATCCTGTTGCGGTGCAGCGTGTCAGCGATATGCAGCGACTGGTGACCGAGGTCCGCAGGTTCCGCAGCGACCAGGGCCTCGCCGACCGGCAGAAGGTGCCGGCCCGGTTGGCCGGCGTCGAGGACTGCGATCTGAACACTCAAGTGGCCGCGGTCACGTCGCTGGCGTGGCTCACCGCGCCGGGACCCGATTTCGGCGCGTCGGTGTCCCTGGAGGTTCGGTTGAGCGCCGGCACCGTCGTCGTCGAACTCGACACGTCGGGAACCATCGACGTCGCCGCCGAGCGCCGGCGCCTGGAAAAGGATCTGGCGGCTGCGCAGAAGGAATTGGCTTCCACCGCAGCCAAATTGGCCAACGCGGACTTCCTGGCCAAAGCGCCGGAACCGGTCGTCACCAAGATCCGCGATCGTCAGCGGCTGGCCCAAGAGGAAACCGAGCGCATCAACACCAGGCTGGCCGGGCTGCAATGA
- the folC gene encoding bifunctional tetrahydrofolate synthase/dihydrofolate synthase: MTEEPDWLDHSGATSVAPTPDEIASLLQVEHLLDQRWPETKIEPSLTRISALMDLLGSPQLGYPSIHVAGTNGKTSVVRMIDALLTALHRRTGRTTSPHLQSAVERIAIDGKPISPAQYVSTYLEIEPFVQMIDAQSQAAGGPAMSKFEVLTAMAFAAFADAPVEVAVVEVGMGGRWDATNVINAPVAVITPIGIDHVEYLGEDIAGIAGEKAGIITKAPDGAPDTVAIIARQVPEAMEVILAQTVSADAAVAREDSEFAVLGRQIAIGGQVLELQGLGGVYSDVYLPLHGEHQAHNAVVALAAVEAFFGAGAQRQLDVEAVRAGFAAVTSPGRLERMRSAPTVFIDAAHNPAGAAALAQSLDSEFDFRYLVGVLSVMADKDVDGILAALEPAFDSVVVTHNGSPRALDVESLALAAQQRFGPDRVLTAENLRDAIDVATALVDDAAAEGEAEEFSGTGMVITGSVVTAGAARTLFGRDPE, translated from the coding sequence ATGACCGAAGAGCCCGACTGGCTCGACCATTCTGGGGCAACCAGTGTGGCTCCCACGCCGGACGAGATCGCGTCCCTGTTGCAGGTCGAGCATCTGCTGGACCAGCGCTGGCCCGAGACCAAAATCGAACCGAGCCTGACCCGGATCAGCGCCCTGATGGATCTCCTCGGCTCCCCGCAGCTCGGCTATCCGTCGATCCACGTCGCGGGCACCAACGGCAAGACCTCGGTGGTGCGCATGATCGACGCGCTGCTGACCGCGTTGCACCGGCGCACCGGCCGAACCACCAGCCCGCACCTGCAGTCGGCTGTCGAACGCATCGCGATCGACGGAAAGCCAATCAGCCCAGCGCAATACGTGTCGACCTACCTCGAGATCGAGCCGTTCGTGCAAATGATCGACGCGCAGTCGCAGGCCGCGGGCGGTCCGGCGATGAGCAAGTTCGAGGTGCTGACCGCGATGGCGTTCGCCGCTTTCGCCGACGCTCCCGTCGAGGTCGCCGTCGTCGAGGTCGGCATGGGCGGCCGATGGGATGCCACCAACGTGATCAACGCGCCCGTCGCGGTGATCACCCCGATCGGCATCGACCACGTGGAATACCTCGGCGAGGACATCGCCGGAATCGCGGGCGAGAAGGCGGGCATCATCACCAAGGCGCCGGACGGCGCGCCCGACACCGTCGCGATCATCGCACGGCAGGTCCCGGAGGCGATGGAAGTGATTCTGGCACAAACCGTTTCGGCCGACGCAGCCGTCGCGCGGGAGGATTCCGAGTTCGCGGTGCTGGGCCGTCAAATCGCGATCGGCGGACAGGTGCTGGAGCTGCAGGGCCTCGGCGGGGTGTACTCCGACGTGTACCTGCCACTGCACGGCGAACACCAGGCGCACAACGCGGTGGTGGCCCTCGCGGCGGTCGAGGCCTTCTTCGGCGCCGGTGCGCAGCGTCAGCTCGACGTCGAGGCGGTGCGGGCCGGTTTCGCCGCCGTCACCAGCCCCGGGCGGCTGGAGCGGATGCGCAGCGCCCCCACCGTTTTCATCGACGCCGCGCACAATCCGGCCGGAGCGGCCGCGCTGGCGCAGTCGCTGGACAGCGAATTCGACTTCCGATACCTGGTCGGGGTCCTGTCCGTGATGGCCGACAAGGACGTCGACGGCATCCTTGCCGCGCTGGAGCCGGCATTCGATTCGGTCGTCGTGACGCACAACGGGTCGCCGCGAGCGTTGGATGTCGAGTCACTGGCACTGGCCGCCCAGCAGCGGTTCGGGCCCGACCGGGTGCTGACCGCCGAAAACCTGCGCGACGCGATCGACGTCGCGACCGCGCTGGTCGACGACGCCGCCGCAGAGGGTGAGGCCGAGGAGTTTTCCGGCACCGGAATGGTGATCACCGGCTCGGTGGTCACCGCCGGAGCCGCGCGCACGTTGTTCGGTCGTGATCCGGAATGA
- a CDS encoding DUF4233 domain-containing protein: MTDSDQNPPPADPWKSFRGVMAATLILEAIVVLLAIPVVGAVGGGLNGASLSYLIGLALLLILLCGVQGRPWAIWVNLSVQLVVLAGFAVYSGVGFIGVLFGGLWLLIAYFRAEVRRRQEHAQTPPG; this comes from the coding sequence ATGACCGATAGCGACCAGAACCCGCCGCCCGCCGACCCCTGGAAGAGCTTCCGGGGAGTGATGGCCGCGACGCTGATCTTGGAAGCGATCGTGGTGCTGCTGGCGATACCGGTGGTCGGCGCGGTCGGCGGCGGCCTTAACGGGGCATCGCTGAGCTATCTGATCGGGCTCGCGTTGCTGCTCATCCTGCTGTGTGGCGTCCAGGGCCGGCCCTGGGCGATTTGGGTGAACCTGAGCGTCCAGCTGGTCGTCCTCGCCGGGTTCGCGGTGTACTCGGGCGTGGGATTCATCGGTGTGCTGTTCGGCGGATTGTGGCTGCTGATCGCGTACTTTCGCGCTGAGGTCCGCCGACGACAGGAGCACGCGCAAACACCGCCGGGCTGA
- the ndk gene encoding nucleoside-diphosphate kinase — protein sequence MTERTLVLIKPDGVERRLIGEIISRIERKGLTFVALELRSVTTELATQHYAEHEGKPFFESLLDFITSGPVVAAIVEGPRAIAAFRQLAGGTDPVEKATPGTIRGDFGLETQLNLVHGSDSIDSAKREIALWFPGA from the coding sequence GTGACGGAACGGACCCTGGTACTGATCAAGCCCGACGGCGTCGAGCGGCGGCTGATCGGCGAGATCATCAGCCGCATCGAGCGCAAGGGCCTCACGTTCGTGGCGCTCGAACTGCGCAGCGTCACCACAGAGTTGGCCACCCAGCACTACGCCGAGCACGAGGGCAAGCCGTTCTTCGAGTCGCTGCTCGACTTCATCACGTCGGGGCCGGTCGTCGCGGCGATCGTCGAGGGACCGCGCGCGATTGCGGCGTTTCGGCAGCTCGCTGGCGGTACCGACCCGGTGGAAAAGGCCACTCCCGGCACAATCCGTGGCGATTTCGGCCTGGAAACGCAGCTGAATCTGGTGCACGGATCCGATTCGATCGATTCAGCAAAGCGCGAAATCGCGCTATGGTTTCCCGGCGCTTAG
- a CDS encoding Rne/Rng family ribonuclease encodes MADGDQTSDPSNAPVQEDLPDRLRVHSLARALGTTSKRVVDALSALDGRIRSAHSGVDYEDAIRVRDLLSPRPPENLVAFSSAEAASSGEPGSRVKLETAIDRPAYMPLFVAPQPVAADAPTRAADSSDTDADDSDDGEDDDEEQADRPANRRRRRGRRGRGRGRGDQGGSDQDEDGDGEQRGSRSADLDDSDDGDDSDDSDDGDSDDGSADGATRRRRRRRRRKSGSADDNDEASSPDDPPNTVVHERAPRGKGGSSADGGRNNGSSNAEIKGIDGSTRLEAKRQRRRDGRDAGRRRPPVLTEAEFLARREAVERVMVVRDRVRTEPPHPGARYTQIAVLEDGIVVEHFVTSAASASLVGNIYLGIVQNVLPSMEAAFVDIGRGRNGVLYAGEVDWEAAGLGGAERKIEKALKPGDYVVVQVSKDPVGHKGARLTTQVSLAGRYLVYVPGASSTGISRKLPDTERQRLKEILREVVPSNAGVIIRTASEGVKEDDIRQDVTRLQERWEEIDAKAGETKGKAAGAAVALYEEPDVLVKVIRDLFNEDFAGLIVSGDEAWSTINDYVNSVAPDLVSKLTKYDPPAGAEGQPGPDVFAVHRIDEQLAKAMERKVWLPSGGTLVIDRTEAMTIVDVNTGKFTGSGGNLEQTVTKNNLEAAEETVRQLRLRDIGGIVVIDFIDMVLESNRDLVLRRLTEALARDRTRHQVSEVTSLGLVQLTRKRLGTGLIEAFSTTCPNCGGRGLLLHGDPVDSAPATGRKSESGGRRSKRSKKNRSEEPADQPAVAKVPVHAPGEHPMFKAMATRDNGDAEDAGEDTIAEVDEQTKIEGPADLDADQDAFEDAEDDDTDQDSDDVDEEDSVDEDLDDDDEDLDDDDDLDDDDDDDDDDDEDLDLDDEDLDDDEDSDDENGEDSGADLGRPRRRRAAGRPAGPPIHAD; translated from the coding sequence GTGGCAGACGGTGACCAAACTTCAGACCCTTCAAATGCGCCGGTCCAGGAAGACCTGCCGGACCGATTGAGAGTCCATTCCCTGGCGCGAGCGCTGGGAACCACCAGCAAGCGAGTGGTGGACGCGCTCAGCGCACTGGACGGACGAATCCGCAGCGCACATTCCGGCGTCGACTACGAGGACGCGATCCGGGTGCGTGATCTGCTGTCGCCCCGGCCGCCGGAGAACCTCGTGGCGTTCAGTAGCGCCGAAGCCGCCTCATCAGGTGAACCTGGGTCCCGGGTGAAGCTGGAGACCGCGATCGACCGCCCGGCCTACATGCCGCTGTTCGTGGCGCCGCAGCCGGTCGCGGCCGACGCCCCAACCCGCGCCGCCGACAGCTCCGACACCGACGCCGACGATTCCGATGACGGTGAGGACGACGACGAGGAGCAGGCCGATCGGCCGGCTAACCGCCGGCGCCGCCGCGGCCGGCGCGGACGTGGCCGTGGCCGCGGCGATCAGGGCGGATCCGACCAGGACGAGGACGGCGACGGCGAGCAGCGCGGCTCGAGATCCGCCGACTTGGATGACTCCGACGACGGCGACGACTCGGATGACTCCGACGATGGCGACTCCGATGACGGCTCGGCGGACGGCGCCACTCGGCGTCGTCGCAGGCGCCGTCGGCGCAAGTCGGGTTCGGCTGACGACAATGACGAGGCCTCGTCGCCCGACGATCCGCCGAATACCGTGGTGCACGAACGAGCACCGCGCGGCAAGGGCGGCTCCTCGGCGGACGGCGGCAGGAACAACGGCTCGAGCAATGCCGAGATCAAGGGCATCGATGGGTCGACGCGGCTAGAGGCCAAGCGGCAACGCCGCCGCGACGGGCGTGATGCCGGACGGCGCCGGCCGCCGGTGCTGACCGAGGCCGAATTCCTGGCGCGCCGCGAGGCGGTCGAGCGGGTCATGGTGGTGCGCGACCGGGTCCGCACGGAGCCGCCGCACCCGGGTGCCCGCTATACGCAGATCGCCGTGCTCGAGGACGGCATCGTCGTCGAGCATTTCGTGACGTCGGCTGCATCGGCGTCGCTGGTCGGCAACATCTACCTCGGCATCGTGCAGAACGTGCTGCCCTCGATGGAGGCGGCGTTCGTCGACATCGGCCGCGGCCGCAACGGCGTGCTGTACGCCGGCGAGGTCGACTGGGAAGCCGCGGGGCTGGGCGGTGCCGAGCGCAAGATCGAAAAGGCCCTCAAGCCCGGCGATTACGTCGTCGTCCAGGTCAGCAAGGACCCGGTCGGACACAAGGGCGCCCGGCTGACCACCCAGGTCTCCCTGGCCGGCCGGTACCTGGTTTATGTGCCGGGTGCGTCGTCGACCGGGATCAGCCGCAAGCTGCCCGACACCGAACGCCAGCGTCTCAAGGAGATCCTGCGTGAGGTGGTGCCGTCGAACGCCGGGGTGATCATCCGGACCGCGTCCGAGGGCGTCAAAGAGGACGACATCCGCCAGGACGTCACCCGCCTGCAGGAGCGCTGGGAAGAGATCGATGCCAAGGCGGGCGAGACCAAAGGGAAGGCTGCCGGCGCGGCGGTGGCGCTCTACGAAGAGCCCGACGTGTTGGTCAAGGTCATCCGCGACCTGTTCAACGAGGACTTCGCCGGGCTCATCGTCTCCGGCGACGAGGCGTGGAGCACCATCAACGACTACGTGAATTCGGTTGCGCCCGACCTGGTTTCGAAGCTGACCAAATACGATCCGCCCGCCGGAGCCGAAGGCCAACCCGGGCCGGACGTGTTCGCCGTGCATCGCATCGACGAGCAACTGGCCAAGGCGATGGAGCGCAAGGTGTGGCTGCCCTCGGGCGGCACCCTGGTCATCGACCGGACCGAGGCGATGACGATCGTCGACGTCAACACCGGCAAGTTCACCGGATCCGGGGGCAACCTCGAGCAGACGGTCACCAAGAACAATCTCGAGGCGGCCGAGGAGACCGTGCGCCAGCTCCGGCTGCGCGACATCGGCGGCATCGTGGTCATCGACTTCATCGATATGGTGCTCGAGTCCAACCGAGACCTGGTGCTGCGCCGGCTGACCGAGGCGCTGGCCCGCGACCGCACCCGTCATCAGGTTTCCGAGGTGACTTCGCTGGGCCTGGTGCAGCTGACCCGCAAGCGGCTGGGAACCGGTCTGATCGAGGCGTTCTCGACTACGTGCCCGAACTGTGGCGGGCGCGGGCTGCTGCTGCACGGTGACCCGGTCGACTCGGCCCCGGCGACCGGTCGCAAGTCCGAGTCCGGCGGCCGGCGTAGCAAGCGATCGAAGAAGAACCGATCCGAGGAACCCGCCGATCAGCCTGCCGTCGCCAAGGTGCCCGTCCACGCGCCGGGCGAACATCCGATGTTCAAGGCCATGGCCACCCGCGACAACGGCGACGCCGAGGATGCCGGCGAGGACACCATCGCCGAGGTCGACGAGCAGACCAAAATAGAGGGTCCCGCTGACCTGGACGCCGACCAGGATGCCTTCGAGGACGCCGAGGACGACGACACCGATCAGGACAGCGACGACGTCGACGAGGAGGACTCGGTGGACGAGGACCTCGACGATGACGACGAGGACCTCGACGACGACGATGATCTCGACGACGACGACGACGACGACGACGATGACGACGAGGATCTCGACCTCGACGACGAAGACCTCGATGACGACGAGGACTCCGACGACGAGAACGGCGAAGACTCCGGTGCAGATCTCGGACGCCCGCGCCGTCGACGCGCGGCCGGCCGGCCGGCCGGCCCGCCCATCCACGCGGACTAG
- a CDS encoding cation:dicarboxylate symporter family transporter, translating into MPTANKRIDRTRWLYFAVAAAVVAGVIVGLAAPGIGKSVGVLGTMFLSLMKMMIAPIVFCTIVLGIGAMSKAQNVGKVGALAVGCFLVISSVALGLGLAVGNLLGLGSGLYRPGADLELSTPPVEHVEHTDGFTDLIHHIVPTSLLTALTVGNVLQSVFVALLVGFAIRSMGAAGEPILVGIGHLQKLVFQVLGIVLWLAPLGAFGAIADVVGSTGWSAITNLLMMVGAFYLTCAVFVFGVLGVLLRVVSGVSIFRLVRYLAREYLLIVATSSSEPALPRLIAKMEHLGVERGTVGVVVPIGYSFNLDGTAIYLTMATLFIADALGHPLGLRDQFWLLLYMMVASKGAAGISGAGLATLAEGLHRLDLLGGTGLLVGVDRFMSEGRAITNFSGNAVATVLVGTWSKTIDRAKVDAVLHDRDPFDELTMIDEPDEEPPAARQRTAA; encoded by the coding sequence ATGCCGACGGCCAACAAGCGCATCGATCGCACCCGCTGGCTGTATTTCGCGGTCGCCGCCGCCGTCGTGGCCGGCGTGATCGTCGGGCTGGCGGCCCCTGGGATCGGCAAGAGCGTCGGGGTGCTCGGCACGATGTTCCTCAGCCTGATGAAGATGATGATCGCGCCGATCGTCTTCTGCACGATCGTGCTGGGCATCGGCGCCATGAGTAAAGCCCAGAACGTCGGAAAGGTCGGCGCGCTGGCGGTCGGCTGCTTCCTGGTGATCTCGTCGGTGGCGCTGGGGCTTGGGCTGGCCGTCGGAAACCTGCTGGGCCTGGGCAGTGGCCTGTACCGACCGGGCGCCGACCTCGAACTGAGCACACCACCCGTCGAACACGTCGAACACACCGACGGCTTCACCGATCTCATTCACCACATCGTCCCCACGTCGCTGTTGACGGCGCTGACCGTCGGCAACGTGCTGCAGTCGGTATTTGTCGCGCTGCTGGTCGGTTTCGCGATCCGGTCGATGGGGGCCGCGGGCGAGCCGATCCTGGTCGGCATCGGCCACCTGCAGAAACTGGTTTTCCAGGTGCTCGGGATAGTCCTGTGGCTGGCACCGCTCGGGGCATTCGGCGCGATCGCCGACGTCGTCGGCTCGACGGGCTGGAGCGCGATCACGAACCTGCTGATGATGGTCGGCGCGTTCTACCTGACCTGCGCGGTGTTCGTGTTCGGCGTGCTCGGCGTGCTGCTGCGGGTGGTGTCGGGAGTTTCGATCTTCCGGCTGGTGCGCTACCTGGCCCGCGAATACCTGCTGATCGTCGCAACCTCGTCCTCGGAGCCGGCGCTACCGCGACTGATCGCCAAGATGGAACACCTGGGGGTCGAACGCGGCACCGTCGGGGTGGTGGTGCCGATCGGCTACTCGTTCAACCTCGACGGCACCGCGATCTATCTGACCATGGCCACGCTGTTCATTGCCGACGCGCTCGGCCATCCGCTGGGCTTGCGCGACCAGTTCTGGCTGTTGCTGTACATGATGGTCGCGTCGAAGGGCGCCGCGGGCATCAGCGGTGCGGGCCTGGCCACATTGGCCGAAGGCCTGCATCGCCTCGACCTGCTCGGTGGCACCGGGCTGCTGGTCGGGGTCGACCGCTTCATGTCGGAAGGCCGTGCGATCACCAACTTTTCCGGCAACGCGGTCGCGACGGTCCTGGTGGGTACCTGGAGCAAGACCATCGATCGGGCCAAGGTCGACGCGGTGCTGCACGATCGCGATCCGTTCGACGAGCTGACCATGATCGACGAGCCCGACGAAGAGCCGCCTGCCGCGCGGCAGCGCACCGCCGCGTGA